The following are encoded in a window of Roseofilum casamattae BLCC-M143 genomic DNA:
- the glpX gene encoding class II fructose-bisphosphatase: MLETTLGLEIIEVVEQAAIASARWMGKGEKNTADEVAVEAMRERMNQIHMRGRIVIGEGERDDAPMLYIGEEVGICSREDAKDFCNPDELVEIDIAVDPCEGTNLVAYGQPGSMAVLAISEKGGLFAAPDFYMKKLAAPPAARNHVDIRKSATENLKLISECLNRSVEELVVVVMDRPRHKNLINEIRTAGARVRLIADGDVSAAISCAFSGTNIHALMGIGAAPEGVISAAAMRCLGGHFQGQLIYDPEIVKTGLIGESRESNIDRLRSMGIEDPDRVYSAEELASGETVLFAACGITPGTLMEGVRYFKGGARTESLVISSQSQTARFVDTVHLVDAPKSIQLK, from the coding sequence GTGCTTGAGACCACGCTTGGATTAGAAATTATAGAAGTTGTCGAGCAAGCCGCGATCGCCTCCGCTCGTTGGATGGGGAAAGGGGAAAAAAATACAGCCGATGAAGTTGCTGTAGAAGCCATGCGCGAGAGGATGAACCAAATCCATATGCGCGGACGCATCGTTATTGGAGAAGGCGAGCGCGATGATGCTCCCATGCTCTACATTGGCGAAGAAGTGGGCATTTGTTCTCGCGAAGATGCCAAAGACTTCTGTAACCCAGACGAGTTAGTCGAAATCGATATTGCCGTCGATCCTTGCGAAGGAACCAACCTAGTCGCTTACGGACAACCCGGTTCCATGGCTGTTCTCGCCATTTCTGAAAAAGGCGGACTCTTTGCTGCACCCGACTTTTACATGAAAAAACTAGCCGCTCCCCCCGCTGCTAGAAACCACGTAGATATTCGCAAATCAGCGACCGAAAACCTGAAACTGATCTCCGAATGTCTCAACCGCTCGGTTGAAGAACTCGTGGTGGTGGTTATGGATCGTCCCCGTCACAAAAACCTGATTAATGAAATCCGTACCGCTGGCGCTCGCGTCCGCTTGATTGCTGACGGAGACGTATCTGCGGCTATCTCCTGCGCCTTCTCCGGAACCAACATCCACGCTCTCATGGGAATTGGTGCGGCTCCCGAAGGAGTGATTTCCGCCGCAGCAATGCGTTGCTTGGGCGGACACTTTCAAGGACAATTAATCTACGACCCTGAAATCGTGAAAACCGGTCTGATCGGTGAAAGTAGAGAAAGCAACATCGATCGCCTACGCAGCATGGGTATTGAAGACCCCGATCGCGTTTACAGTGCTGAAGAACTCGCTTCTGGCGAAACCGTCCTCTTTGCCGCTTGCGGTATTACCCCAGGAACCTTAATGGAAGGCGTTCGCTACTTCAAAGGCGGTGCGAGAACCGAGTCTTTGGTTATCTCCAGCCAATCCCAAACCGCTCGGTTTGTCGATACCGTTCACCTAGTAGACGCTCCCAAGAGCATCCAATTAAAATAA
- a CDS encoding glutamyl-tRNA reductase, which produces MNVAVIGLSHKTAPVEVREKLSIPEPQLESAMTTLKLYPHIEEVAILSTCNRLEIYAIASDNQQGVWEVNQFLSEHSQLPLGQLRPHLFILLHEDAISHLLRVAAGLDSLVLGEGQILSQVKQAHKLGQQYKGVGRVLNRLLKQAITAGKRVRTETNIGTGAVSISSAAVELAQMKLETLEGCKIAIIGAGKMSRLLVQHLLSKGGTDITIVNRSMQRAKDLAGKFSDADLTLCPIDEMLEVVGRSDLVFTSTGATQPLLDLANLEAIVNPERPLTLVDISVPRNVAADASELSAVRSYNVDDLKAVVAQNQESRRQIAMEAESLLEEEVEAFEVWWRSLETVPTINCLRNKVETIREQELEKALSRLGSEFAEKHQETIEALTRGIVNKILHDPMVQLRAQQDIEARKQAMETLKTLFNLDLEAARN; this is translated from the coding sequence ATGAATGTTGCCGTTATTGGTTTAAGCCACAAAACCGCTCCTGTCGAAGTTCGCGAAAAACTGAGCATCCCCGAACCTCAACTGGAAAGTGCGATGACTACCCTCAAGCTCTATCCCCACATTGAAGAAGTTGCCATTCTCAGCACCTGCAACCGCTTAGAGATCTATGCGATCGCCAGCGATAATCAACAAGGAGTGTGGGAAGTCAATCAATTTCTCTCGGAACACAGCCAACTGCCCTTAGGTCAGTTGCGCCCTCACCTGTTTATTTTGCTACATGAAGATGCCATTTCCCATTTACTGCGGGTAGCGGCCGGGTTGGATAGTTTAGTGTTGGGAGAAGGGCAAATTCTCTCACAAGTGAAACAAGCTCATAAACTCGGGCAGCAATACAAAGGCGTGGGTCGAGTGCTAAATCGGTTGCTGAAACAGGCAATTACGGCTGGAAAACGGGTGCGGACGGAAACAAATATCGGTACGGGTGCGGTTTCGATTAGTTCGGCGGCTGTAGAATTGGCGCAGATGAAGTTAGAGACCTTAGAAGGCTGTAAAATTGCCATTATCGGAGCGGGGAAAATGTCTCGCTTGTTGGTACAACATTTGCTCTCGAAAGGCGGCACTGATATTACGATTGTGAACCGTTCTATGCAACGGGCAAAAGATTTGGCCGGTAAGTTTAGCGATGCGGATTTAACCTTGTGTCCCATTGATGAGATGCTGGAGGTCGTTGGCAGATCTGACTTAGTCTTTACCAGTACGGGAGCCACCCAACCTCTGCTCGATCTCGCTAACCTGGAGGCGATCGTCAATCCCGAACGACCGCTGACGTTGGTTGATATTTCCGTACCTCGGAATGTGGCGGCCGATGCAAGCGAACTCTCGGCAGTGCGATCGTACAATGTAGACGACTTGAAAGCAGTGGTGGCGCAAAACCAGGAAAGTCGCCGGCAGATAGCGATGGAAGCCGAAAGCTTATTGGAAGAAGAAGTAGAAGCCTTTGAGGTGTGGTGGCGCAGCTTAGAAACCGTACCCACGATTAACTGTTTGCGCAATAAAGTGGAAACCATCCGCGAACAGGAGTTGGAAAAAGCTCTATCTCGCTTGGGTTCTGAGTTTGCAGAAAAACATCAGGAAACCATTGAGGCTCTCACTCGCGGTATTGTGAATAAAATTCTCCACGATCCCATGGTACAGTTGCGCGCCCAGCAGGATATCGAAGCGCGCAAGCAAGCCATGGAGACTTTAAAAACCTTGTTTAATTTGGATCTCGAAGCCGCACGCAATTAG
- a CDS encoding alpha/beta hydrolase, with translation MGDFYIPTTISPEAQAILGQFTYAKRDGTDYPEPDDIEGWKKLQAGVIQVFQPLNDKVKQEFEPTLEMKEIGGIPVLDIKPKGWKDNGKLLVYTHGGAYTETSAESTLFFSATVAATTGLNVISVDYTLAPEAKHDFISDQVVSVFKGLVDSGRKLKDVGLYADSAGGGLASGSVLKMRDRGVGMPGALVLWSPWADIDAACGDSYGALKDIDPLCNYENQLRKCALAYADAKDWKNPYVSSVYGDFTKGYPPTLLQVGTKEIFLSNSVRLYHALNNAGQTVQLELYDGMWHVFQGVFYDLPESKMAQQNTAKFFKKYLKY, from the coding sequence ATGGGCGATTTCTACATTCCCACAACAATTTCTCCAGAAGCTCAAGCAATACTGGGTCAGTTCACGTATGCCAAGCGTGACGGAACAGATTATCCAGAGCCAGATGATATCGAAGGATGGAAAAAACTGCAAGCGGGTGTCATTCAGGTTTTCCAACCCTTAAATGACAAAGTTAAGCAAGAATTTGAACCAACTTTAGAAATGAAAGAAATCGGAGGAATTCCGGTTCTAGATATTAAGCCCAAAGGTTGGAAAGACAACGGCAAACTATTAGTCTATACCCATGGTGGAGCCTATACCGAAACAAGTGCTGAATCTACTCTCTTTTTCAGCGCTACGGTAGCAGCAACCACTGGGTTAAATGTCATTTCAGTTGATTATACCTTAGCTCCTGAAGCCAAGCATGACTTTATTTCCGATCAAGTCGTTTCTGTGTTTAAAGGCTTAGTTGATAGCGGACGGAAACTTAAAGATGTGGGGCTGTATGCCGATTCTGCTGGCGGCGGACTTGCTTCTGGAAGTGTCCTCAAGATGCGCGATCGAGGAGTAGGAATGCCAGGCGCTCTGGTCCTCTGGTCTCCTTGGGCTGATATTGATGCCGCTTGTGGGGATAGTTATGGTGCGCTAAAAGATATCGATCCACTGTGTAACTACGAAAATCAACTGCGCAAATGCGCCCTCGCTTATGCCGATGCTAAGGATTGGAAAAATCCTTATGTTTCTTCAGTCTATGGAGACTTTACCAAAGGCTATCCTCCGACCCTACTGCAAGTGGGAACGAAAGAGATTTTCTTAAGTAATTCGGTTCGCTTATACCATGCTCTGAATAATGCCGGTCAAACGGTTCAACTGGAACTTTACGATGGCATGTGGCACGTCTTCCAAGGCGTGTTTTACGATTTACCAGAATCGAAAATGGCTCAACAGAACACGGCGAAATTCTTCAAAAAATATTTGAAGTATTAA
- the gyrA gene encoding DNA gyrase subunit A, producing MSTPLDRIVPTDLRNEMSRSYLEYAMSVIVGRALPDARDGLKPVHRRILYAMHELGLTPDRPFRKCARVVGEVLGKYHPHGDTAVYDALVRMAQNFSMRSPLINGHGNFGSVDNDPPAAMRYTECRLQAISTEAMLQDIESETVDFIDNFDGSQQEPIVMPARVPQLLLNGSAGIAVGMATNIPPHNLGELIDGLVALIENPDLTDTELMRYIPGPDFPTGGKILGTSGIQEAYTLGRGSITMRGIAEIETIEQRGRPDKDAIIVTQLPYQVNKAALIERIAELVNDKRIEGISDIRDESDRDGMRIVVELRRDAYPRVVLNNLYKQTPLQTNFGANMLALVNNDPQLLSLSKFLSVFLEFRVETITRRTQYELRKAEERDHLLQGLLIAMQFLDEIIELIRHAADTPSAKAELIERYSLSELQADAILQMQLRRLTALEAEKIRQEHDELQRRIADLKDILANRTRILEIVTTECAQLKEKFATPRRTEIERAEGELVDLDLIANEKAVILITEQGYIKRMPVDTFDAQNRATRGKSGAKIKDDDGIDHFLTCCDHDSLLFFSDRGVVYRLLAYQIPSSSRNAKGTPLVQMLPIPINEKITSIIPVSEFSDREYLVMLTQKGYIKRTALDAFSNIRTNGLIAISLGEGDQLRWVRRATEEDSIIIASSQGKSIHFRTNTQQLRPLGRTARGVRAMKLVDGDSLISMDILPGQVLQEVMVNATEEEEGNEPPETEEVEATSGLGPWVLVVTTKGYGKRVPVNQFRLQNRSGKGIIATKFKSHKANDELIALRIVHPDDELMMVTSRGIIIRQLTNAISVQSRGATGVLVQRLDKEDAIVAVALVPTQGEETTEEETQEETEVETTAEIDSDRPLAE from the coding sequence ATGAGTACCCCTCTAGATCGGATTGTGCCCACGGACTTGAGAAATGAGATGTCCCGGTCATACCTGGAATACGCCATGAGCGTAATCGTGGGTCGGGCACTTCCCGATGCCAGGGACGGACTCAAGCCAGTTCATCGTCGTATTCTATACGCAATGCACGAGCTGGGATTAACTCCCGATCGCCCCTTCCGGAAATGCGCTCGCGTCGTGGGAGAAGTGCTGGGGAAATACCATCCTCACGGCGATACGGCGGTCTACGATGCCCTGGTTCGCATGGCGCAAAACTTCTCCATGCGATCGCCTCTCATCAACGGTCATGGCAACTTTGGATCTGTAGATAACGATCCTCCGGCTGCCATGCGTTATACCGAATGTCGCTTGCAGGCCATCTCCACAGAAGCCATGCTGCAAGACATTGAATCGGAGACTGTCGATTTTATCGATAACTTCGACGGATCGCAACAAGAGCCAATTGTAATGCCGGCGCGGGTTCCGCAACTGTTGCTCAATGGTTCTGCCGGGATTGCTGTGGGGATGGCAACCAATATTCCACCGCACAACCTAGGAGAACTCATCGATGGCTTAGTCGCGCTGATCGAAAATCCCGACCTCACCGATACCGAGCTGATGCGCTACATTCCCGGGCCGGACTTTCCTACCGGCGGAAAAATCCTGGGAACCTCCGGTATTCAAGAAGCCTATACCCTCGGACGGGGTTCGATTACCATGCGCGGTATCGCCGAGATTGAAACCATCGAACAGCGCGGCCGGCCGGACAAAGATGCGATTATCGTCACCCAACTGCCTTACCAGGTGAATAAAGCCGCTTTGATCGAGCGCATCGCCGAACTGGTGAACGATAAACGGATTGAAGGCATCTCCGACATTCGCGATGAGAGCGATCGCGACGGAATGCGTATCGTGGTAGAATTGCGCCGCGATGCCTACCCCAGGGTCGTCCTGAATAATCTCTACAAGCAAACGCCCCTGCAAACGAACTTTGGGGCAAATATGCTCGCCCTGGTTAACAACGACCCGCAACTGCTTTCCCTGAGCAAGTTCCTCAGCGTTTTCCTGGAATTCCGCGTCGAAACGATTACCCGCCGTACTCAGTACGAACTGCGCAAAGCCGAGGAGCGCGACCACCTCTTGCAAGGCTTGCTGATTGCCATGCAGTTCCTCGATGAAATCATCGAACTGATTCGTCACGCTGCCGATACCCCGAGCGCGAAAGCCGAACTGATCGAGCGCTATTCTCTTTCCGAGTTGCAAGCCGATGCCATTTTGCAAATGCAACTGCGTCGCTTGACTGCTCTCGAAGCCGAAAAAATTCGTCAGGAACACGACGAACTGCAACGCCGCATTGCAGACTTAAAAGATATTCTTGCCAATCGTACCCGCATTCTGGAGATCGTTACCACCGAATGCGCTCAACTGAAAGAAAAATTTGCGACACCGCGCCGCACGGAGATCGAACGCGCGGAAGGAGAATTGGTCGATCTGGACTTGATTGCCAACGAGAAAGCCGTCATTTTAATTACAGAGCAAGGCTATATTAAACGGATGCCCGTCGATACCTTCGACGCGCAAAACCGAGCCACCCGAGGTAAATCGGGTGCGAAAATTAAAGACGATGATGGCATCGACCATTTTCTTACCTGCTGCGACCATGATAGCTTGTTATTTTTCAGCGATCGCGGCGTCGTTTATCGCCTGCTTGCCTACCAAATTCCCAGCAGCTCCCGGAATGCCAAAGGCACTCCCCTGGTGCAAATGCTGCCGATTCCTATTAATGAAAAGATTACCTCAATTATTCCAGTTTCCGAGTTTAGCGATCGCGAATACTTGGTCATGCTGACCCAAAAGGGGTATATCAAACGCACGGCTCTCGATGCCTTTAGCAATATTCGCACCAATGGCTTAATCGCGATTTCTTTAGGGGAAGGAGACCAGTTGCGTTGGGTACGTCGAGCGACGGAAGAAGACAGCATTATTATTGCCTCCTCTCAAGGAAAATCCATTCACTTTAGAACCAATACCCAACAGTTACGTCCCCTCGGTCGAACCGCGCGCGGGGTGCGAGCAATGAAACTGGTGGATGGAGATAGTTTGATTAGCATGGATATTCTCCCCGGTCAGGTATTGCAAGAAGTCATGGTCAATGCAACTGAGGAAGAGGAAGGCAACGAGCCACCAGAAACGGAAGAGGTGGAAGCAACTTCCGGCCTCGGCCCTTGGGTTTTGGTAGTCACTACGAAAGGTTACGGCAAGCGAGTTCCCGTGAATCAGTTCCGACTGCAAAATCGTTCTGGAAAAGGTATTATTGCCACTAAGTTTAAATCTCATAAAGCTAATGATGAGTTAATTGCACTCCGCATCGTTCACCCCGACGACGAACTGATGATGGTCACGTCTCGCGGCATTATTATTCGCCAATTGACCAATGCCATTTCCGTGCAATCTCGCGGTGCCACTGGGGTTCTGGTGCAGCGGTTGGATAAGGAAGATGCGATCGTTGCGGTTGCTTTGGTTCCCACCCAAGGGGAAGAAACGACGGAGGAAGAAACACAGGAAGAGACAGAGGTAGAGACTACTGCTGAAATTGATAGCGATCGACCCTTAGCGGAATAA
- a CDS encoding SUMF1/EgtB/PvdO family nonheme iron enzyme — protein sequence MEWKEGTLVAKKYRIERVLGRGGLGVTYKAQHETLGSYCAIKTPKTELSQDANYDEFVQRFRQEAQTLARLKPHPHIVRVFDLFTETDEENPDLEIDCLVMEFIEGESLYEKVRRRGALPEAEAVRYIRQVGSALVEMHKTGLVHFDATPVNIMIRPEGEAVLIDFGIAGDCRPSSISYRRGNDGFAPYEQFLGTREVTVDIYTLAASLYYAVVGKLPAQSMERLQNNVPLIRPDQHRAIDNGLNYAIMWGMALEAQDRPPSMERWLELPAFSDDVIPKTVKLETASGETSRANSIPDSGWDWSWLPWVNSSPSPAAQPTPPRRVSVNPTPIPTPNKTIRVSPPTRPVKAKPAPSPKLPRFRFETVQTNREGRVIRQEQREAEYFREDLGDGVFLDMVAIPGGKFLMGSPKGEGLDNEKPQHWVTVPPFFMGKFLITQAQWRRVASFPQVRRSLKLDPSRFKGKDLPVEHVSWYDSEEFCARLGRQTGKPYTLPSEAQWEYACRAGTQTPFAFGETLTADLANFDRQYNQTTPVGQFPPNRFGLYDMHGNVWEWCGDRWHNDYTHAPANGSVWLNSDKGNKGRRVIRGGSWNFNPRFCRSAFRINDYPDNLNDSIGLRVIRFPPPRTK from the coding sequence ATGGAGTGGAAGGAAGGAACACTCGTTGCCAAAAAATATCGAATTGAACGAGTTCTCGGTCGTGGAGGGTTGGGAGTGACCTACAAGGCCCAACACGAGACGTTGGGTTCCTATTGCGCGATTAAAACGCCGAAAACTGAGTTGAGTCAAGATGCGAATTACGATGAGTTCGTACAACGGTTTCGTCAAGAAGCGCAAACCTTAGCTCGATTAAAACCCCATCCCCATATTGTCCGAGTTTTCGATTTATTTACTGAAACCGATGAAGAGAACCCGGACTTGGAGATTGATTGTTTGGTGATGGAGTTTATTGAGGGAGAGAGTTTATACGAAAAAGTGCGGCGTCGCGGAGCGCTACCGGAAGCCGAGGCCGTACGATATATTCGTCAAGTCGGTAGTGCTTTGGTCGAAATGCATAAAACCGGATTGGTTCATTTTGATGCGACTCCGGTTAATATTATGATTCGACCGGAGGGGGAAGCGGTCTTAATTGATTTTGGTATTGCGGGAGATTGTCGTCCCAGTTCGATTTCGTATCGAAGGGGAAACGATGGGTTTGCGCCTTACGAGCAATTTTTGGGGACGCGAGAAGTTACGGTGGATATCTACACGTTAGCGGCTTCGCTCTATTACGCGGTCGTAGGAAAGTTGCCCGCTCAGTCTATGGAACGGTTGCAGAATAATGTTCCGTTGATTCGTCCGGACCAGCATCGAGCGATCGATAATGGTCTCAATTATGCCATTATGTGGGGCATGGCATTAGAGGCGCAAGATCGTCCGCCGTCTATGGAGCGGTGGTTGGAGTTGCCGGCGTTTTCCGATGATGTTATTCCGAAGACGGTGAAGTTAGAAACGGCGTCGGGAGAGACTTCGAGAGCGAATAGTATTCCCGATAGTGGATGGGATTGGTCTTGGTTGCCTTGGGTTAATTCTTCGCCATCACCAGCCGCGCAACCCACTCCACCGCGAAGAGTATCAGTTAACCCAACTCCTATTCCGACTCCGAATAAGACGATACGGGTATCTCCTCCCACGCGGCCGGTAAAGGCGAAACCCGCTCCCTCGCCGAAACTCCCCAGATTTCGCTTTGAGACGGTACAGACAAACCGCGAGGGGAGAGTTATTCGCCAGGAGCAGCGGGAAGCGGAATATTTTCGCGAGGACTTGGGAGATGGGGTATTTTTGGATATGGTGGCCATTCCGGGAGGGAAGTTTCTCATGGGGTCGCCGAAAGGTGAAGGTCTAGATAATGAAAAACCCCAGCATTGGGTGACCGTACCGCCGTTTTTCATGGGCAAGTTTTTGATTACCCAAGCTCAATGGCGCAGGGTGGCTTCCTTTCCTCAAGTACGGCGTTCTCTGAAGTTAGATCCTTCCCGGTTTAAGGGAAAGGACTTACCGGTGGAGCACGTTTCGTGGTATGATAGTGAAGAATTCTGTGCCAGATTAGGGCGGCAAACTGGAAAGCCATACACTTTGCCCTCTGAGGCTCAATGGGAATATGCCTGTCGTGCCGGAACTCAAACTCCCTTTGCTTTTGGCGAAACTTTAACTGCCGATTTAGCAAATTTTGACCGTCAGTACAACCAAACGACTCCAGTCGGACAATTTCCGCCTAATCGATTTGGATTGTACGACATGCATGGGAATGTTTGGGAGTGGTGTGGCGATCGCTGGCATAATGACTATACCCATGCACCTGCTAATGGTAGTGTATGGTTAAATAGCGATAAAGGAAATAAAGGAAGAAGAGTTATACGCGGTGGTTCTTGGAACTTCAATCCTAGGTTTTGTCGCTCTGCGTTTCGGATCAACGACTA